A stretch of DNA from Bactrocera neohumeralis isolate Rockhampton chromosome 6, APGP_CSIRO_Bneo_wtdbg2-racon-allhic-juicebox.fasta_v2, whole genome shotgun sequence:
AACTTATAAACTGAAGAAAACTGAAATAAAGACGAACAATGAGATATTTTCAGACCGATGCATAAGCACTGATTGTAGAATGCACGGTTTTAGGTGGTAGGTACAAAAATACTTGTATACAGATGGCGATAAACAGGCGCTGGTGTAGGTTAACTAAAAGAAACAATACCCTAGCACTCCATGGCTAGCGAATTTGAGTTTTCATTTAGCGCATTAACACCATTTTCAATAGGCATATTCAGACTGTTATCATCGCATGCCGCTTCTGGTGTATCCATTGACTCGCACCCAGTACCATTGAAGCTATTACCATTTGAACCAGCTGCCAACACTCCTGCTGATGTCGAAGTTGAAGCTCCGTCATCTGTATTGCCCATGGCATGCGCATGTAACTGACCATTGCCGTTTAACAAACCATTAGACGGTGTGTCGTcccaatttattttaaagcggGTAATGCGCGGTTTTGTAGCCAATATATTTCGCGTTAATTTGTCGAACAAAGGCTTTGGTGGCGGGTTTTCACGCATTTCTGGATCGGCATAATCATTATTAATGAAATAACCAACACGTACAAATTCCTGTCCACGATAAGAACAAGTAAGCAGTACTATTGTCACGCCAACAGCATCTTGTTCTGGAATTTTCGTCACATCGGGTGGATCTGCTTGAAAGACAAATATGTGACGGCCTTCTGGCACGGGTCCAACATATATCGTGTCCAGCACTTGATCATATTCCTCCGACTCGGCTGAGCCAACATAAATCATCTTCCATTCTAGATCTTCTTTTAACTCTTCAATACACTCGAAAGTAAGCTCAAATTGAAAAGGATTGAAGAAGCTGCTTGGATTGTCTAAAACGACCACGTTTGTGATATGCACTTTTGCCATGATGTCGTAGGCGATGCAGAGACAACCAGCTCGTCGA
This window harbors:
- the LOC126762707 gene encoding histone chaperone asf1, with the translated sequence MAKVHITNVVVLDNPSSFFNPFQFELTFECIEELKEDLEWKMIYVGSAESEEYDQVLDTIYVGPVPEGRHIFVFQADPPDVTKIPEQDAVGVTIVLLTCSYRGQEFVRVGYFINNDYADPEMRENPPPKPLFDKLTRNILATKPRITRFKINWDDTPSNGLLNGNGQLHAHAMGNTDDGASTSTSAGVLAAGSNGNSFNGTGCESMDTPEAACDDNSLNMPIENGVNALNENSNSLAMEC